A single genomic interval of Xiphophorus couchianus chromosome 2, X_couchianus-1.0, whole genome shotgun sequence harbors:
- the srpk2 gene encoding SRSF protein kinase 2 isoform X7, with the protein MALNSSLDTKKRWGLALCVLRLRHRALRIRPETQQKAPVSTPPPPPPPPPPPPELAGPTEPEEEILGSDDEEQEDPADYCKGGYHPVKIGDLFNGRYHVIRKLGWGHFSTVWLCWDIQVKNFVAMKVVKSAQHYTETALDEIKLLRCVRESDPGDPNKDMVVQLIDDFKISGVNGIHVCMVFEVLGHHLLKWIIKSNYQGLPLPCVKSIIRQVLQGLDYLHTKCKIIHTDIKPENILMCVDDVFVRRMAMEATEWQKAGAPPPSGSAVSTAPQLKPVSTSDVGKISKNKKKKLKKKQKRQAELLERRMLEIEALEREAEIMEERAKESGDKGDAERSLPSPQQQQQPLPLGPSMALGESDDDDDDEEDGEEEEEEGGERERPVRLTNHTCAAPPQEQSETLQIPADNQQEEGEEEEEEEEPTPVAEKDAPIPPASEEGNGDSGQADGEEGEEEEEEEPLKVTENENVKEEEEETEEKVEEEQVEEKQEEDGDIGTEAPKTESKAEEEAAVEEEESKEQEWEEYEEIYDDEDDDDTTTTTADLFTDSTSPVKQQITKTISAKTNGHVLLVSESLRQNPGTPPTPSPTPEPVLCPLVESELSYTDRDISLSSGYEMYNGEVAEPALTNGSSEQHRAAVPLFPDLPLDPEPGNPVPVGTVDIGTEHATNSPTADRSRTVSSSSTGDTPKVRARAADLLINPLDARNADSIRVKIADLGNACWVHKHFTEDIQTRQYRSIEVLIGAGYGTPADIWSTACMAFELATGDYLFEPHSGEDYSRDEGELRHITKLKPWSLFDVLVEKYGWSHEDAGHFTQFLLPMLEMVPEKRASAGECLNHPWLSS; encoded by the exons ATGGCGTTAAACTCAAGCTTGGACACCAAGAAGAGATGGGGGCTGGCTCTGTGTGTCCTTCGTCTGCGTCACAGGGCCCTCCGAATCAG GCCTGAAACCCAGCAGAAAGCCCCGGTTAGTACCCCGCCCCCTCCCCCGCCACcgcctccacctccacctgaGCTGGCAGGGCCGACAGAGCCGGAGGAAGAGATACTGGGCTCTGATGATGAGGAGCAGGAGGACCCAGCAGACTACTGTAAAG GAGGATACCATCCGGTGAAGATCGGGGATTTATTCAACGGAAGGTACCATGTGATCAGGAAGTTGGGATGGGGCCACTTCTCCACAGTATGGCTGTGCTGGGACATACA AGTGAAGAACTTCGTGGCAATGAAGGTGGTGAAGAGCGCCCAGCACTACACGGAAACGGCCCTGGATGAGATCAAATTGTTGCGATGT GTGAGAGAGAGCGACCCCGGCGACCCGAACAAAGACATGGTGGTGCAGCTGATAGACGACTTCAAGATCTCCGGCGTCAACGGCATAC ATGTGTGTATGGTGTTTGAGGTGCTGGGTCATCACCTGCTGAAATGGATCATTAAATCCAACTACCAAGGTCTGCCGCTGCCGTGTGTCAAGAGCATTATCAGACAG GTCCTGCAGGGTTTGGACTACCTCCACACGAAGTGTAAAATCATCCACACAGACATCAAACCTGAGAACATCCTGATGTGTGTGGACGACGTGTTCGTGAGGCGCATGGCCATGGAGGCCACCGAGTGGCAGAAAGCTGGAGCTCCACCCCCGTCCGGATCAGCTG TTAGCACAGCGCCCCAGCTCAAACCGGTGAGTACGTCTGAT GTGGGAAAAATCTCcaagaacaagaagaagaagctgaagaagaaacagaaacggCAGGCCGAGCTGCTGGAGAGGCGGATGTTGGAGATCGAAGCCTTGGAGCGAGAGGCCGAGATCATGGAGGAGAGAGCCAAAGAGAGCGGCGACAAGGGTGACGCTGAACGCAGCCTGCCTtcgccgcagcagcagcagcagccgctgCCTCTGGGACCCAGCATGGCTCTGGGAGAGAGCGACGACGACGACGATGACGAGGAggatggagaggaagaagaggaagagggaggagaAAGGGAGAGACCCGTCAGGTTGACGAATCATACAT GCGCAGCGCCTCCCCAGGAGCAAAGCGAAACACTGCAAATCCCCGCTGACAACCAACaagaggagggggaggaagaggaagaggaagaagagcccACGCCTGTCGCTGAAAAAGACGCCCCCATACCCCCCGCCTCAGAAGAAGGTAATGGAGATTCAGGACAAGCAGatggggaggagggagaggaggaggaggaggaggagccactgaaagtgacagaaaatgagaatgtgaaggaagaggaggaggagacggaggaaAAGGTAGAGGAAGAACAAGTAGAGGAGAAGCAAGAGGAGGATGGAGACATCGGAACAGAGGCACCAAAGACTGAGAGCAAAGCCGAGGAGGAGGCGGCTGTGGAAGAGGAGGAGTCAAAGGAGCAGGAGTGGGAGGAGTACGAGGAGATATACGACGACGAAGACGACGATGATACGACGACGACGACGGCGGACCTCTTCACGGACAGCACCTCTCCGGTTAAACAGCAGATCACTAAAACCATTTCAGCTAAAACTAACGGGCACGTCCTGTTGGTCTCCGAGTCGCTGAGACAAAACCCCGGCACGCCGCCCACTCCCTCGCCCACGCCCGAGCCCGTCCTCTGCCCGCTGGTGGAGTCCGAGCTCAGCTACACGGACCGGGACATCTCGCTCAGCTCCGGGTACGAGATGTACAACGGCGAAGTGGCCGAGCCGGCGCTGACCAACGGCTCCAGCGAGCAGCACCGCGCCGCCGTGCCCCTCTTCCCCGACCTGCCTCTGGACCCCGAGCCCGGAAACCCGGTTCCCGTGGGGACGGTGGACATTGGAACAGAACACGCAACAAATAGCCCCACTGCGGACCGCAGTCGCACCGTTTCATCGTCAAGCACAGGAGATACGCCGAAAG TCAGGGCCAGAGCTGCAGACCTCCTGATCAACCCGCTAGACGCCCGCAACGCCGACTCCATCAGAGTCAAAATCGCTGACCTCGGAAACGCCTGCTGGGTG CACAAGCACTTCACAGAGGACATCCAGACCAGACAGTACCGCTCCATTGAGGTCTTGATAGGAGCCGGATACGGTACGCCGGCGGACATCTGGAGCACCGCCTGCATG gCGTTTGAGCTGGCCACAGGAGATTATCTGTTTGAGCCTCACTCTGGAGAGGACTACTCGCGGGACGAGG